One window of the Rosa rugosa chromosome 3, drRosRugo1.1, whole genome shotgun sequence genome contains the following:
- the LOC133737845 gene encoding uncharacterized protein LOC133737845, translated as MTKTCTYNICAIGDATGFSGGLWLLWDERQVKLEVVDSNFQSITSLVTESSHKQWFFTAVYASPDHVLREELWSYLDNFNSHCTISWLIAGDFNELISDADKQGGRAVLGGGSFANWVDRNLMIDMGYIGADFTWKANRNGEEILERLDRGLCNISWRHEFPDAFVEHVARLKSDHCPIFLSLSRAQTPSPTLKPFRFEAMWLNHSEFGDFVRQNWSMEELSISNKLDLFTGAVKKWNVEVFGNIFGKKRRLIARLAGIQKALCQRKFPFLVNLEKELTKDYHELLSNEEVFWKQKSRNTWLREGDKNTRFFHLSTIIRRRRNRIEGLQDEYGNWKTNRDDLHTIAVNYFKGLFREKNTLGVSEAIPNLFPRIEPSDLGDLSRDVSELEIKNSLFSIGGLKAPGPDGIPAKFFQLHWSTCKEDIIQLVKECFDKCELPENLNDTLIALIPKVASPLSMKQLCPISICNTLYKVVSKIIVQRLRPMMSTLVSPTQVEQGTWKPVKISRNGPAVSHLFFADDLILFAEASIPQAEVMRSCIDCFCLNSGQEVSFEKSSLFCSPNTEEGLAAQLSDICGSPLTDDLGKYLGVPLLHSRVTPETYKGLVEKAQLRLTSWKSHTLSLAGRHTLIQSVTAGLPVYTMQSVRLPMSICNTLDRLNRNFLWGHTEEQKKIHLVKWDTVCKPKCYGGLGLKKTCMMNQALLAKTGWRLLQQEQGLWAQALNKKYLKDDCIMQKLTSPFPSSSSTWKGILYGAQLLPEGSKWRIGSGTQISFWNDNWTGLGVLSAIALKPIPPNLEGLRVCDVHGGTRSGDDTIIWRLSQNGNFSVKSAYHSLFLNLDPQPWPWNFIWKIQVPPKVKTFLWTLVHDRLLTNDVRFRRGLAIDTRCPRCGSPLESLDHLFRDCTISMRIWTALHPTSEFSSTYTLPFNDWLLINLKSPARLQYAVPWCCYFAMGLWYIWKWRCSIILDHTFKFPFCPSLIIHQSTREFFEANMITHAKPPRQVAQLCWHFPPKDWLKLNVDGSLHKNTGIICAGGALRNDRGEWMNGFSAKLGIGQVIEAELWGLLKGMEMAWQNGCRRLKIEMDSLVAVKLVLSPIAHLHPLYSIVANCQELLSRVWNVSLKHVYRECNSVADLLANIGHGYEPGCRFFSSPPIDVVPLLEADLLGLSKPRLIVF; from the exons ATGACAAAAACTTGCACATACAACATATGCGCTATTGGGGATGCTACTGGTTTTTCTGGTGGTCTGTGGCTCTTATGGGATGAACGACAGGTGAAGTTAGAAGTGGTAGATAGTAATTTTCAGTCTATTACCTCTCTTGTCACTGAATCTTCGCATAAGCAATGGTTCTTCACTGCTGTCTATGCAAGTCCTGATCATGTTTTACGTGAGGAGCTTTGGTCTTATTTGGATAATTTTAATTCCCATTGTACTATCTCCTGGCTTATTGCTGGTGATTTTAATGAGTTAATTTCAGATGCGGATAAACAGGGGGGACGAGCAGTTTTGGGTGGGGGTAGTTTTGCAAATTGGGTTGACAGAAACCtcatgattgatatgggctacATTGGTGCTGATTTTACATGGAAGGCTAATAGAAATGGGGAAGAGATCTTGGAGAGACTGGATAGAGGCCTCTGTAATATTTCGTGGAGACATGAGTTTCCAGATGCCTTTGTTGAACATGTGGCAAGACTAAAATCTGATCATTGCCCTATTTTTCTCAGTTTGAGTAGAGCTCAAACTCCTTCTCCAACTCTCAAACCCTTCCGTTTTGAGGCAATGTGGTTGAATCACTCGGAGTTTGGAGACTTTGTCAGGCAAAATTGGTCTATGGAGGAACTTTCAATCTCCAATAAATTGGACTTGTTTACTGGTGCAGTTAAGAAATGGAATGTGGAAGTCTTTGGGAATATctttggaaaaaaaagaagactaATTGCTCGTCTTGCAGGTATTCAAAAGGCTCTCTGTCAAAGAAAGTTTCCCTTTCTTGTGAATCTTGAGAAGGAGTTAACTAAAGATTATCATGAGCTGCTGTCTAATGAAGAGGTTTTCTGGAAACAAAAATCGAGAAATACATGGCTGAGAGAAGGGGATAAGAACACCAGATTTTTCCATTTGTCCACCATTATTcgcagaagaagaaacagaattgAAGGGCTTCAAGATGAGTATGGCAATTGGAAGACTAATAGAGATGACCTGCATACTATTGCTGTGAACTATTTCAAGGGGTTGTTCAGAGAGAAGAATACCTTAGGAGTAAGTGAAGCTATTCCTAATCTTTTCCCAAGAATTGAACCAAGCGATCTTGGTGACCTCAGTCGTGATGTCTCTGaattagaaataaaaaatagtCTGTTCTCTATTGGTGGTCTCAAAGCTCCAGGCCCAGATGGAATTCCTGCAAAGTTCTTCCAACTTCATTGGTCGACCTGTAAAGAGGACATTATTCAGTTGGTTAAAGAGTGCTTTGATAAATGTGAGCTCCCTGAGAATCTGAATGACACTCTCATTGCCTTAATTCCCAAAGTGGCAAGCCCTCTCTCTATGAAGCAATTGTGTCCGATTAGTATTTGCAATACTTTATATAAAGTGGTCTCAAAGATCATTGTGCAGAGATTAAGGCCTATGATGAGTACGCTGGTCTCTCCTACTCAG gTGGAACAAGGTACTTGGAAACCTGTGAAAATTTCTCGAAATGGTCCTGCTGTCTCTCATCTTTTCTTCGCTGATGATTTGATCTTATTTGCAGAGGCTTCTATTCCTCAAGCTGAAGTGATGCGCTCTTGTATTGATTGCTTTTGCTTAAATTCAGGCCAAGAAGTAAGTTTTGAGAAATCCTCCCTTTTCTGTTCTCCAAATACTGAGGAAGGTCTAGCAGCTCAATTATCAGATATTTGTGGTTCTCCTTTAACCGATGACTTAGGGAAGTATCTTGGAGTGCCTTTGCTACATTCGAGAGTTACTCCTGAAACTTATAAAGGCCTAGTTGAAAAAGCTCAACTCAGACTTACTTCCTGGAAAAGCCACACCCTTTCTCTGGCTGGCAGACACACTCTAATTCAATCGGTTACAGCTGGCCTACCAGTTTATACAATGCAATCAGTAAGACTTCCTATGTCCATTTGTAATACTCTTGATCGATTGAACAGGAACTTCCTATGGGGGCACactgaagaacaaaagaaaatccaTCTAGTGAAGTGGGATACGGTCTGTAAACCCAAATGTTATGGTGGGTTGGGATTGAAGAAGACATGTATGATGAATCAGGCCTTGTTAGCCAAAACAGGATGGAGACTTCTTCAACAGGAACAAGGGTTGTGGGCTCAAGCTTTGAATAAAAAATACCTCAAAGATGATTGCATTATGCAGAAGCTAACATCTCCTTTCCCTTCTAGCTCTAGTACATGGAAAGGCATCCTTTATGGAGCTCAACTGCTCCCTGAGGGATCTAAGTGGAGGATTGGATCCGGTACGCAAATTTCCTTCTGGAATGATAATTGGACAGGTCTTGGTGTTTTGTCTGCTATTGCCTTGAAGCCTATTCCTCCCAACCTCGAAGGGCTAAGAGTGTGTGATGTTCACG GAGGTACTCGTAGTGGTGATGACACGATCATATGGAGGTTATCTCAGAATGGTAACTTTTCTGTTAAATCTGCTTATCATTCTTTGTTTTTGAACTTGGATCCTCAACCATGGCCATGGAACTTTATTTGGAAGATTCAAGTCCCTCCTAAGGTGAAAACCTTTTTATGGACTCTTGTGCATGATAGATTGCTAACAAATGACGTGAGGTTTCGTAGAGGTCTGGCTATAGATACTCGTTGTCCAAGATGCGGCTCCCCGCTTGAATCCTTGGACCATCTTTTCAGAGACTGCACTATTTCTATGAGAATTTGGACTGCCCTCCACCCCACAAGTGAGTTCTCCTCCACTTACACTCTTCCCTTTAATGATTGGTTGCTTATCAATTTAAAGTCCCCTGCGAGACTGCAATATGCAGTGCCTTGGTGTTGCTATTTTGCTATGGGGCTTTGGTATATATGGAAATGGAGGTGTAGCATCATCTTGGATCATACTTTTAAAtttccattttgcccttctctAATTATTCATCAGTCTACCAGAGAATTTTTTGAAGCAAATATGATTACACATGCTAAACCTCCAAGACAGGTGGCTCAGCTGTGTTGGCATTTTCCGCCTAAGGATTGGCTCAAGTTAAATGTTGATGGTAGTTTGCATAAAAATACTGGGATTATATGTGCTGGAGGAGCCCTTCGAAATGATAGGGGGGAATGGATGAATGGGTTTTCTGCCAAGTTGGGCATTGGTCAAGTTATTGAAGCTGAACTTTGGGGACTTCTGAAAGGAATGGAAATGGCTTGGCAGAATGGCTGTAGACGTTTGAAAATAGAAATGGATTCACTTGTTGCGGTAAAGTTGGTTCTCTCTCCCATTGCTCATCTCCACCCTCTTTATAGTATTGTGGCAAACTGTCAAGAGCTTTTGAGTAGGGTTTGGAATGTGTCCCTTAAACATGTTTACAGAGAGTGTAATTCAGTGGCTGATTTGTTAGCGAATATTGGGCATGGTTATGAACCTGGCTGCAGATTCTTTAGCTCCCCTCCTATTGATGTCGTGCCTCTTCTGGAAGCTGACCTTTTGGGCTTGTCTAAGCCAAGATTAATTGTGTTTTAG
- the LOC133738106 gene encoding delta(7)-sterol-C5(6)-desaturase-like has protein sequence MEPSYLNLFVEETSFYNRIVLDSLLPNWVWAPLPHFFQSWLRNYLGGTLIYLVSGFLWCFYIYYLKRNVYLPKDAIPSNKAMLLQIYVAMKAMPWYCALPSLSEYMVENGWARCFSRISDVGWVAYLIYLSIYLIIVEFGIYWMHRELHDIKPLYKWLHNIHHIYNKQNTLSPFAGLAFHPLDGILQAVPHVIALFLVPMHFTTHIALLFIEAIWTANIHDCIHAKIWPVMGAGYHTIHHTTYRHNYGHYTIWMDWMFGTLRDPINEESKVL, from the exons ATGGAGCCCTCGTACCTGAACTTGTTCGTGGAGGAGACAAGCTTCTACAACCGCATTGTCCTCGACAGCCTGTTGCCCAACTGGGTGTGGGCCCCGCTGCCCCACTTCTTCCAGTCGTGGCTGCGCAACTACCTCGGCGGCACCTTAATCTACCTCGTCTCCGGCTTCCTCTGGTGCTTCTACATTTACTACCTCAAACGCAACGTCTACCTTCCAAAAG ATGCCATTCCCTCTAATAAAGCCATGCTTTTGCAAATATATGTTGCCATGAAGGCCATGCCTTGGTACTGTGCTCTACCGTCTCTCTCTGAGTACATGGTTGAAAATGGCTGGGCGAGGTGCTTCTCAAGAATAAGTGATGTAGGTTGGGTTGCTTACCTCATCTATTTATCAATTTATCTTATAATCGTGGAGTTTGGAATCTATTGGATGCATAGGGAGTTGCATGACATAAAGCCTCTGTATAAATGGCTTCATAATATACATCACATTTACAACAAGCAGAACACCCTCTCTCCATTTGCTG GTTTGGCTTTCCACCCACTTGATGGGATACTGCAGGCAGTTCCGCATGTTATAGCTCTGTTTCTTGTGCCAATGCATTTTACTACTCACATAGCGCTCCTATTTATTGAAGCCATATGGACAGCAAATATTCACGATTGCATCCATGCCAAAATATGGCCTGTGATGGGTGCTGGCTACCACACCATTCATCATACTACCTATCGCCATAATTATGGCCATTATACAATATGGATGGACTGGATGTTTGGAACTCTTCGTGACCCTATCAATGAGGAATCAAAGGTCTTATGA
- the LOC133740973 gene encoding small ribosomal subunit protein uS13m-like — MFGLRAVASNVGGRLLQSLPFRGTHTQCISIKAGMDIPDNKSLEYALPYIHGIGRARARHILSELHMDNKLARDLTKREIVALGDELSKYIIGRELAAVVEKDVRRMIDIQSYRGIRHNDGLPCRGQRTKTNARTRKAGKRIPSGVRNK, encoded by the exons ATGTTTGGGTTACGCGCAGTGGCTTCAAATGTTGGGGGTCGACTCCTTCAATCTTTACCG TTTCGTGGGACACACACCCAATGCATCAGTATAAAAGCAGGAATGGATATCCCAGACAACAAGTCCCTTGAGTACGCCCTTCCATACATACATGGCATAGGTAGAGCCAGGGCTCGCCACATCCTATCTGAGCTCCACATGGACAACAAACTTGCCAGGGACTTGACTAAAAGAGAAATTGTTGCTCTTGGTGATGAACTCTCCAAGTACATAATTGGAAGGGAACTG GCGGCAGTTGTTGAGAAAGACGTTAGACGAATGATAGACATCCAGTCCTACAGAGGGATAAGACATAATGATGGGTTGCCATGCCGAGGACAGCGCACCAAGACCAATGCCCGGACCAGGAAAGCTGGTAAGCGGATTCCTTCTGGAGTGAGGAACAAATAG